From the genome of Aerococcus urinaehominis:
GTCTGCTCATAAACGGCAGAGGCATAACTGGGGGAAGTTATGTTGCCTGACAGAGGCCTAAATCTGATCGTTGGTCAAGAGTATGGACAACTCATACTCCTTCCCTAATAGCGCCTACCAAGTGGGCGCTATTTTTTTAACCAATGTAAATCATTATTAGGGTGGTGCCTAAATCATATTGAATACAAAATATTCTAATAATTTAATTGATATTTTAGATTTTTATCGAAAATATTTTTGTTATCAAAATTGTATCATCGAGACTAGATATAAAAAAATTAATCCAATCCAGATATCATTTGAAGAGAACCAGCTCCCACACTTACTAGGATTAGGCAAAGTAGGTTGTCCAGAAGGGGCTAGGGGAGTTTATAATATTGAAAAGTGAAAGCTTACTGAATCTGATATAAAAAGGCACCATAACTATAAGCTTATTAAACCAAGAATATCCGGGTTCTATCATCTGCATGATATGTTTTTTGGTAAAAATACTGTAAAAACCTGTTTGTTAAAGAAAGACAACTTGGTAAAGACTAAAATGAATAGAGAGCTAGATATTTTGGTTTTTGATAATAACCCTAGAGAAAGTAGAGTTTATGTATTAGGATTAAAACTTGATGAGAAGCGAAAAATTTATTATCCAGCTACATTCCATCAAGCTAAAAAATCCAAATGTAAAGGGCTCAGAAGAACAGAAATAATTAGAATGACCTGGATTTAAAAAAGGTAGCCAGCTAATGCTCGCTACCTTTTTTCCTTGCATAAGTATAGAGTTGTTTGATGGTCTTAAATCGCACCATGTCATAAGTAAGTTTCTCTGATAAATCATGGACAGTTGAGTAAGATACACCAGATCCTTTAGAAATGCTATACAAACTCTCACCGCTAGTTAATAATTCGGTAATGGTTTCTTCTATCTCTTTAAACATACAATCAGTCCTTTTTAGAAATTAAATCGGATATAATCATTTTTTTATAAAAAGCTAGCTACTGGATTTGCTTATACTTACGGTAGATTACAAGCTATATCACTCTGAACGAAATTTGACCCCATTTTCTTTCAATCGTTTCAAAGTTGCTGGGCCAATCCCGTCTATTTGTAGTAATTCTTTTTCAGTAATTTTAGCAAAGTCATCAAGTGCTTCTAAATTATTCTGGAGCAGGGGATGGACAAAACGAGCACCAATATTCGCGAAGATGCCTTGGTTTTCGAGCTCTCTTGCTTTTGCGTGGTTTACAAATAGACGTTCCGTTGCAGTGATTTGTTTAGGATCAAGTTTATATAGGTACGCTCTAATATACTGATACAAGTAGTCTGATTCAGTGAATAAGGACATGACATCTAAAAAGGTGACGGCTAGTGATTCGGCTGAGTTGACGGCATAGGTGTCCAAATCATTTGCGTAATATAGGACGCTGTATTGATTAAACTCCTCAGTCGATTGAAAAAATTTGGTAATAGCTGGATTTATTTCCCACAAATGCTTAATCAATCGGTTTGCTTGGTCGAAATCTTGATTAAGCACATAAGCCATAATCATAGGTAACAGCAGACGGTCATCGTCAAAGCCATCATATTTTTTAAAGAGGGTGCGGCTTTGTTTGATGTTGCCAGTCTTAGCGTAAAGGGCCATTAACTGGTAGCGAACCCCTAAGTTATCATGAGGCACTAAATTTAAAAAGGCTTTAGCATGAGCTTCGGCTTTTGCATACATTAATTGATTAAAATAGTAATCAATCAATTCAGCTTTTAGCCGGAAGTATGGCCGGTTATCAATATCGGCATAGCCACCATCTTTTAATTGCTTACGGTGGGATTGAAAATATTTAGCTTCCAATTCAGCTAACTTGCGATAATTTTGATGGTAATCTTCACCCATTAGGATAAGTAAGGTCTGGATATCTAAATTATCAGGATCTAGCTTAGCCACCTCTTGAAGCAGCTCTCTCTGGTTCTCTGTATTTTCTTCATTTAAGGCTCTTTCTAATAGACTAGGCACCTCAAAAAAGGCATTAGCCTCACTTAGTAAATCTTCAATATCTTTACTCATGATCGCAACTCCTTATATTTTTTATTGACTGTTACAAACTTGCCTATATCAAACAGCTTAGGTTAAATATTACTATATGTTAAGCATTTTATGGAAAAATGCTTAATAAAATAGCTCGATCAGTGGCTAGGGCATCCGATTTAAGTACAATATAGGAAGTAATTAAAATAATGAACGAAGAGTATATTAGCAAGAATTGTTAAGGGCTATCAAATATATTACAGTATAGATGTAAAAAAGGAAGGGGGATTATTATGTCAGTAGTATCTCTTAGATTAAATGAAGAAGAGGAAAAGCTTTTTAAAGGGTATTCTCAGCAGACGGGTAAAACGCTCTCAGAACTTTTTAAAACTGCACTGGCAGAAGAAATTGAAACGGAGCTAGATTATGAAATAGGCGTGCAGGCACTAGAAGCTTATCGCCAAGATCCTGTTTCTAGCTCAATAGGTGAGTTTATTAAGGAATTGGAAAACGACCTATAGCTTAGAATTATCTAAAACTGCAATAAAGCAACTTCGTAAGATGAACCAGCATATTTCAATTATGTTAGTGAAAGCAAGGGTGAAGGAATTAGATGGTTTAGAGGACCCGCGTTCAAAAGGTAAGGCACTGTCTAGTCAGTTAAAAGGATTATGGCGCTATCGCGTTGGTCAATATCGTATTATCTGTGAGATATAGGATGATAAACTTATTGTGTTAGCCCTATCGGTCGGTCATCGGAAAAATATTTATGAATGAGCTTGTTAGCTGGTATGATATGCCTCATAAGTAGTTACTTGTTTAAGTGTCTGCTTATGGGGGATTTTTTATATTAATATTAGATTAAATATTTAAATTTATTTTTTCAATACCCCAGTTTAATGACTTTAGGTGGTTTTGAGCTTGTTGCATTAAGTAATTTCTGGAGAAAGTAATATTACAGTTAGTTAAATATTTTAAATAATGTCAAAATTATTTGATAGTAATTTTTCGTTTTATGAATTATAGTTAATTTAATATTTGTTATAATGATTTTAGAAGGCTAGGAGGAATGACATGCATTTAGGCGACAAGCTGAGATCGCTCAGAAAGTCAAATGGATATAGCCAGGAGGAAATAGCAGAAAAGTTAAATGTTTCCAGGCAAACAGTTTCTAATTGGGAGAATTTTAAATCCCAACCTAGGGCTAATCAACTTTATGAATTTATCAAGTTGAAAGCGTGACCAGTTGTTGAGATAATAGATATGTAAGAAATATTTTATTTATGCCCGCGCTAGCGGGCGTGATCCTTTAATTTTTGTGATAGAAGGATTTCATACCTGCGTTAGCAGGGGTTTTCCAAGCTTGATGAGAAGGGGGAGATGGTTATTTATACAGTAGCGCAGCCTTTTTGGGCAAAAAAACAGGATAGTGATGGTATATACCAATGGTTACCACTGGGACAACATCTTGAAGATGCTAGGCAGGTCAGCGGCCTATTATGGGAGCACTGGCTTTCCAAGGGGCAGAGACAGGTCATCATATCAAATTTATCACCAGCGGATGCAGGTACTGGCAGGTGTCTAGCCGAATTTCTCGGCGCAGTCCACGACTTGGCCAAGGCAACTCCTGCCTTCCAAGTGAAAAGGGGCTATACTAACACGCCAGATTTAGACAGTTTTTTAATTGAGGAACTAGAACACTTTGGTTACAAAGGCTTGTCTTTAAAAGACCTACCGAGCGCTTCAAAGTCACCTCATGCCAAAGCAGGTCAAGTCCTGCTTGAAGTTTTTGGGGTTAACAGAGATATTGCTTCAATTATTGGCGGACACCATGGTCGCCCTCTTGATAATGAGAATGAGATAAAGGACCAAAAAGCCTACGACAGTAACTATTTTCAGGAAAGTAAGGGTAATATCCATGAACTCTGGCAAGACCAGCAAAAAAAGATTTTAGACCGTGCCTTAGAACTGTCAGGTTTTGCTTCGGTAGATGAGTTGCCTACTATTAGGCAGCAAGGCCAAGTGCTTTTATCAGGATTACTGATTATGGCAGACTGGATTGCCAGTAACCCTAGCTATTTCCCCTTGCTAGAAATTGATCAAAGCCAGGAAATTGATCAAAGTGAACGTGCACAAAATGGTTTTCAGAAATGGTTTGCCACCTATCCTATAGAATTTGAAACAAAGACCAGTGAATACCTTTTTAGAGAGCGGTTTAAATTTAAACAAGCGCGAGAAGTTCAAGAAAAGTTTGTTGAAACCATTGCCTCATGTGAAGAACCGGGTATCTTTATTTTAGAAGCCCCCATGGGACTCGGTAAGACTGAGGCTGCCCTGGCTGGAGCTGAATTACTAGCAGCTAAAACTGGTCGGAGTGGTGTCTTCTTCGGTCTCCCAACCCAGGCAACCTCAGATGGGATTTTCCCCCGCATTGAAGATTGGTTAGAAAAGATTAGTGCGGACTATGATGATAAGGTATCCCTTCAGTTAGTTCACGGAAAATCCGCTCTAAATCCAAACTTCCAAAATTTAGCCAAACAAGTTGATATCGATAATGAAGAAAGCTTGGTGGCATCGGTCCAGGTAAATCAATGGTTCAGGGGACGGAAAACTTCCAATTTAGATGACTTTGTCGTCGGTACCGTCGACCAATTTTTGATGCTGGCCCTAAAGCAAAAACACCTGGCCTTAAGGCACCTGGGTTTTAGTAAAAAAGTGGTTATCATTGATGAAGTTCATGCCTATGATGCTTATATGAATCAGTATTTACATCGGGCTTTGGAGTGGATGGGAACCTATCAAGTGCCAGTCATTATTTTATCGGCTACCCTGCCAGCTAAAAGTCGCTGGCAACTAGCCCATGCCTATCTCAAGGGTAAAGGTATTAATAGAAAAGAAGTTAAAAGACTGAAAGAGTATTTGCTATATGACGATTACCCATTAATTACTTATACGGACGGTAAGCAACTGGTACAAGAGGCTGACTTTAAACCAGCAAAAAAAATTACAAATGTAGTGGTTAATCAGATTCAGGATGAAGAATTGCTACTATTATTAGATAGTTGGATGGAGGGGTCGGGTAACATTGGGATTATTGTCAATACCGT
Proteins encoded in this window:
- a CDS encoding PBECR4 domain-containing protein, translated to MNTKYSNNLIDILDFYRKYFCYQNCIIETRYKKINPIQISFEENQLPHLLGLGKVGCPEGARGVYNIEK
- a CDS encoding tetratricopeptide repeat protein — translated: MSKDIEDLLSEANAFFEVPSLLERALNEENTENQRELLQEVAKLDPDNLDIQTLLILMGEDYHQNYRKLAELEAKYFQSHRKQLKDGGYADIDNRPYFRLKAELIDYYFNQLMYAKAEAHAKAFLNLVPHDNLGVRYQLMALYAKTGNIKQSRTLFKKYDGFDDDRLLLPMIMAYVLNQDFDQANRLIKHLWEINPAITKFFQSTEEFNQYSVLYYANDLDTYAVNSAESLAVTFLDVMSLFTESDYLYQYIRAYLYKLDPKQITATERLFVNHAKARELENQGIFANIGARFVHPLLQNNLEALDDFAKITEKELLQIDGIGPATLKRLKENGVKFRSE
- the relB gene encoding type II toxin-antitoxin system RelB family antitoxin; translation: MSVVSLRLNEEEEKLFKGYSQQTGKTLSELFKTALAEEIETELDYEIGVQALEAYRQDPVSSSIGEFIKELENDL
- a CDS encoding type II toxin-antitoxin system RelE family toxin, whose translation is MNQHISIMLVKARVKELDGLEDPRSKGKALSSQLKGLWRYRVGQYRIICEI
- a CDS encoding helix-turn-helix transcriptional regulator; the protein is MHLGDKLRSLRKSNGYSQEEIAEKLNVSRQTVSNWENFKSQPRANQLYEFIKLKA
- a CDS encoding CRISPR-associated helicase/endonuclease Cas3; amino-acid sequence: MVIYTVAQPFWAKKQDSDGIYQWLPLGQHLEDARQVSGLLWEHWLSKGQRQVIISNLSPADAGTGRCLAEFLGAVHDLAKATPAFQVKRGYTNTPDLDSFLIEELEHFGYKGLSLKDLPSASKSPHAKAGQVLLEVFGVNRDIASIIGGHHGRPLDNENEIKDQKAYDSNYFQESKGNIHELWQDQQKKILDRALELSGFASVDELPTIRQQGQVLLSGLLIMADWIASNPSYFPLLEIDQSQEIDQSERAQNGFQKWFATYPIEFETKTSEYLFRERFKFKQAREVQEKFVETIASCEEPGIFILEAPMGLGKTEAALAGAELLAAKTGRSGVFFGLPTQATSDGIFPRIEDWLEKISADYDDKVSLQLVHGKSALNPNFQNLAKQVDIDNEESLVASVQVNQWFRGRKTSNLDDFVVGTVDQFLMLALKQKHLALRHLGFSKKVVIIDEVHAYDAYMNQYLHRALEWMGTYQVPVIILSATLPAKSRWQLAHAYLKGKGINRKEVKRLKEYLLYDDYPLITYTDGKQLVQEADFKPAKKITNVVVNQIQDEELLLLLDSWMEGSGNIGIIVNTVRRAQELGKQCVERYGEDMVDILHSSFIATDRKAKEQQLMASIGKEGNRPDRHIYIGTQVMEQSLDIDFDVLVTDLAPMDLLIQRIGRLHRHDRPDRPAAHKLPCVYVLGTSPDFEFEPGSAAVYRDYLLIRTQACLPEKINLPTDISPLVQKVYDESLVFEFENNQDHYDKASTDYQQLLTRKEKGAQTYRLSPPPSKHRNIIGWLSGTNPNTSEEYGYAQVRDSDESIEVILLKRHGQGYSLFNEDEDISAAIEDAGIAKAMAQETIKLPGALSRNYNIDTTIKQLEEDYNKYLSNWDKQPWLKGQLGLILDEQGYYRLGEFILSYTKKYGLEMRKEGTDESV